From a single Veillonellales bacterium genomic region:
- the cobN gene encoding cobaltochelatase subunit CobN produces MGKLLFLTNMEPQYIIMDQAKKVLTDENVLPVQAESILLSGSEPWNEQWGKSFSQCDFVLFSWMGTGLNTPFLKKSADFMQNRRINHLYLITDPGEDVLAYGITPAEKKLIYRYISFGGLGNYRNLWLWLGSQFSRAECRYDEPRTLPWHGIYHPEFREAITDIGVYRRQFCLPDRPTIAMIFSREDWILGDLAYQARIFEEIERQGYNPLLVFSNNRANPETGAPGLGEAFAKYFYAQGQVIIDVLINTSPFSLTVLRFLQLKDFQKLGVPVLQAYNLYDTYDCWKDSLTGMSAFEIACNIAMPEFDGIIHSVPSATREEAADGTHVQQPLAERIRLLVRKAGKWGKLRHKTNREKKIGIIFHNYPPTNSNIGTAYHLDSPESIRLLLAEMERQGYTIDHIPENSQAFMDELIAHATNDRRFISEKQIKEADGKLTAGEYEGFFAGLPEKTRQQMTSDWGEAPGQVFNYDDSLLVPGMLNGNVFITVQPPRGFGEDPGKIYHSPDCAPTHHYIGFYYWLRNVWQADALIHVGTHGSLEWLPGKGTAMSNSCYPDIAIDDMPNIYPYWLPGVGEGVQAKRRSAACLISYLPAPMSIAGTYDELAELEKLLEEYCHFKQDAANTDMNVIQEMIRDKARKANLEEDVPETDAVDFAEYAGKLHVYITDIKNMQMSIGLHILGCAPAGEDLTEYLLALTKVSNGDVPSLTQTVANMFGFDYYELLENSGEMLADGSKTYGRLIDEIREKSREVILLLMDNDFAAKKADAVFALPWTAQLDPALREQLLCVARYICTQIAPGLLKTTQEMTNLLAALDGEYVEPSPSGAPTSGGADLLPTGRNFYSVDPRTLPTPVAWEIGKQMADDVIARYIGEEGRYPESVGIILLATSNFKTHGQCLAEFLYLMGLRPVWQKGSLRVVNIEVIPLKELKRPRVDVTGRISGLFRDSMPGWVTWLDKAAAMAAALAESSEENYVRKHVLQEAGELEEQGMDHAAAWRQASYRIFGDPPGAHGAGVTALLEAKNWDNIGDIAKVYVRWGGHAYGEGANGTYMPEQFSKRMGSLDITVQNVDNRESSMLSGDDYNSYRGGMVAAVRSIKGEMPRNYVSDSSDRSKVLLRSLEEELKRWFRGEAINPKYINGMKEHGYKGAADMATYVAVSCQWDATSDVMEDWMYEKYAEKYALDPNTREWMKAVNPSALHRIAETLLEAAQRGLWNAKAETKRELEQLFLSIEGELEERSDDK; encoded by the coding sequence ATGGGAAAACTGTTATTCTTAACGAATATGGAACCCCAATACATTATCATGGATCAGGCAAAAAAAGTGCTGACGGATGAAAATGTATTGCCGGTGCAAGCGGAGTCCATCCTCCTATCTGGCAGTGAACCCTGGAATGAACAATGGGGGAAATCATTTTCGCAATGCGACTTTGTTCTTTTTTCCTGGATGGGAACGGGGTTGAACACTCCCTTCTTAAAAAAGTCGGCGGATTTTATGCAAAACCGCAGAATCAACCATCTTTATCTGATTACGGATCCGGGGGAGGATGTTTTGGCATATGGAATTACCCCGGCAGAAAAAAAGCTCATTTACCGCTATATCTCCTTTGGCGGACTTGGCAATTACCGCAATCTTTGGCTGTGGCTCGGCAGTCAATTCAGCCGGGCGGAGTGCCGGTACGATGAACCGCGGACACTGCCATGGCACGGCATCTATCATCCGGAATTCCGGGAAGCGATTACAGATATTGGGGTATATCGCCGGCAATTCTGCTTGCCAGACCGGCCGACTATCGCCATGATCTTTTCCCGGGAAGACTGGATTTTGGGGGATTTGGCGTATCAAGCAAGAATATTTGAAGAAATTGAACGGCAGGGATATAATCCGCTGCTGGTTTTCAGCAATAACCGGGCGAATCCGGAAACCGGCGCTCCCGGATTAGGAGAAGCTTTTGCAAAATATTTTTATGCTCAGGGTCAGGTTATCATTGATGTTCTCATCAACACTTCCCCCTTTTCCCTGACGGTTCTCCGTTTTTTGCAATTAAAAGATTTTCAGAAGCTGGGAGTTCCGGTCTTGCAGGCCTATAACTTGTATGATACCTATGACTGCTGGAAAGACAGCTTGACCGGCATGAGCGCCTTTGAGATTGCCTGCAATATTGCCATGCCCGAATTTGACGGCATTATCCATTCCGTGCCGTCCGCCACCCGGGAGGAAGCGGCGGACGGGACTCATGTACAGCAGCCGCTGGCTGAACGGATTCGCCTGCTGGTGCGAAAAGCCGGCAAATGGGGTAAATTACGCCATAAAACCAATCGGGAAAAGAAAATCGGCATCATTTTTCACAATTATCCGCCGACTAATTCGAATATCGGCACTGCTTACCATCTGGACTCACCGGAGAGTATCCGCTTGCTGCTGGCGGAAATGGAGCGGCAGGGATATACAATCGATCATATACCGGAAAATAGTCAGGCGTTTATGGACGAATTAATTGCCCATGCGACAAACGATCGGCGGTTTATTAGCGAAAAGCAAATTAAAGAAGCGGACGGCAAACTGACAGCCGGGGAGTACGAAGGCTTTTTCGCCGGCCTGCCGGAGAAAACACGGCAGCAAATGACAAGCGACTGGGGGGAGGCGCCGGGACAGGTCTTTAACTATGACGATTCTCTCCTGGTTCCGGGGATGCTGAACGGCAATGTTTTTATTACGGTTCAGCCGCCCCGGGGATTCGGCGAAGACCCGGGAAAGATTTATCATTCCCCCGATTGTGCGCCGACCCACCATTATATCGGCTTCTATTACTGGCTGCGGAACGTATGGCAGGCCGATGCGCTGATTCATGTGGGAACCCACGGTTCCCTGGAGTGGCTGCCGGGCAAGGGAACGGCCATGTCCAATTCCTGCTATCCCGATATTGCCATTGACGATATGCCGAACATTTATCCCTACTGGCTGCCCGGCGTGGGCGAAGGAGTTCAGGCGAAACGGCGCAGTGCCGCCTGCCTGATCAGCTATTTGCCGGCGCCGATGAGCATTGCCGGGACATATGACGAACTGGCCGAGCTGGAAAAATTACTGGAAGAATACTGCCATTTCAAGCAGGATGCGGCCAATACCGATATGAATGTTATTCAGGAAATGATCCGCGACAAGGCCAGAAAGGCAAATCTGGAAGAAGATGTACCGGAAACAGACGCCGTCGATTTCGCTGAATATGCGGGCAAATTGCACGTGTATATCACCGACATAAAAAATATGCAAATGAGCATTGGCCTGCATATTTTGGGCTGTGCGCCGGCCGGCGAGGATCTGACGGAATATTTATTGGCATTAACCAAGGTGAGTAACGGCGATGTTCCGTCGCTTACGCAAACCGTAGCCAACATGTTCGGTTTTGATTATTACGAATTGCTGGAAAATAGCGGAGAAATGCTGGCTGACGGCAGTAAAACCTATGGCAGGCTGATCGACGAAATCAGGGAAAAGAGCCGTGAAGTTATTTTATTGCTAATGGACAATGATTTTGCTGCAAAGAAGGCAGACGCTGTTTTTGCTTTGCCCTGGACGGCTCAATTGGATCCGGCATTGCGGGAACAGCTGCTTTGCGTCGCTCGATATATTTGTACGCAAATCGCTCCCGGTCTGCTGAAAACGACTCAGGAAATGACTAACTTGCTGGCCGCCCTGGACGGTGAGTATGTAGAACCAAGTCCGTCGGGAGCACCGACCAGCGGCGGAGCGGACTTGCTGCCGACCGGCCGCAACTTTTACAGTGTGGATCCGCGCACTCTGCCGACGCCGGTCGCCTGGGAAATCGGCAAGCAGATGGCGGATGATGTCATCGCTCGTTATATTGGGGAAGAAGGACGCTATCCGGAAAGTGTGGGCATTATCTTGCTGGCTACCAGTAATTTTAAGACTCACGGTCAATGCCTTGCCGAATTTTTGTACTTGATGGGATTGCGCCCCGTTTGGCAAAAAGGCAGCCTGCGGGTCGTGAATATCGAAGTTATCCCCTTAAAGGAATTGAAGCGGCCCCGGGTGGATGTCACCGGGCGGATCAGCGGTCTGTTCCGGGACAGCATGCCCGGCTGGGTGACTTGGCTGGACAAAGCGGCGGCGATGGCGGCGGCGCTGGCTGAAAGCAGCGAGGAAAACTATGTCCGCAAGCATGTTTTGCAGGAAGCGGGCGAACTGGAAGAACAGGGCATGGATCATGCCGCTGCCTGGCGGCAGGCGTCCTACCGTATTTTCGGTGATCCGCCGGGGGCTCACGGCGCCGGGGTCACTGCGCTGCTGGAAGCGAAAAACTGGGACAATATCGGCGATATTGCCAAAGTCTATGTACGCTGGGGCGGACATGCCTACGGCGAAGGAGCGAACGGCACTTATATGCCGGAACAATTCAGCAAGCGCATGGGCAGTCTGGATATCACGGTTCAGAATGTGGATAATCGGGAATCGTCCATGCTGAGCGGCGATGATTATAATTCCTATCGCGGCGGGATGGTGGCGGCGGTTCGCAGCATTAAGGGAGAAATGCCCCGCAACTATGTCAGCGACAGCTCGGATCGCAGCAAAGTGCTGCTCCGCAGTCTGGAAGAAGAGCTGAAGCGCTGGTTCCGGGGCGAAGCCATAAATCCCAAGTATATCAACGGAATGAAAGAGCATGGCTATAAGGGCGCAGCCGATATGGCCACCTATGTGGCGGTAAGCTGTCAATGGGATGCCACCAGTGATGTAATGGAAGACTGGATGTATGAAAAGTATGCCGAGAAATATGCTTTGGACCCAAATACTCGGGAGTGGATGAAGGCAGTGAATCCATCGGCGCTGCACCGGATAGCGGAAACTCTGCTGGAGGCGGCGCAGCGGGGATTATGGAACGCAAAAGCAGAGACAAAGCGGGAACTGGAGCAGCTCTTTCTTTCCATTGAAGGCGAACTGGAAGAGCGAAGCGACGATAAGTGA
- a CDS encoding 4Fe-4S binding protein, translated as MTSRLRLLIQNFMFVFLTYGGRIGINLGYSLPCFSCPFVHGCAGYCFLMALQGIGPWGFGYFAQLLTYRGFQLVLWFFVFIILAILLSKLWCGWICPFGTLQDWLTQLRKKLGIRETEFSWKTRDRLKPIKYVLLAYLIIIPLLIAFAGLHSDFTLPFCQICPARPIMPLFAGQTRYFALDYTNTITLVFSVLSITIAAGTLIGCFFKDRFFCIFCPMLPLLQMFKKISFIRFEKSVHTCSGCGNCQRMCPMDIRDVHLEKVKQEVMSEDCLLCMKCIESCPEDSTLSTKFLNRNLFSSSRKYVAENYSKGSH; from the coding sequence ATGACAAGCAGGCTCCGGTTATTAATCCAAAACTTTATGTTTGTTTTTTTGACTTACGGTGGGAGAATCGGAATCAATTTAGGGTATTCGCTTCCTTGTTTTTCTTGCCCTTTTGTGCATGGCTGTGCCGGGTACTGTTTTCTCATGGCTCTGCAAGGCATAGGACCATGGGGGTTTGGCTATTTTGCACAACTGCTTACTTATAGGGGATTTCAATTAGTATTGTGGTTTTTCGTATTTATTATACTGGCAATTCTACTGTCCAAGCTATGGTGTGGTTGGATCTGCCCCTTCGGTACCCTGCAGGACTGGCTGACCCAACTCAGAAAAAAGCTGGGAATACGGGAAACGGAATTTTCCTGGAAAACCCGGGATCGGCTGAAGCCAATTAAATATGTATTGCTGGCATATTTGATCATTATTCCGCTGCTGATTGCGTTCGCCGGATTGCATAGCGATTTTACCCTTCCCTTCTGTCAGATTTGTCCTGCCAGACCGATTATGCCTCTATTTGCCGGGCAAACCCGATATTTCGCGCTGGACTATACGAATACCATCACTCTGGTTTTTTCTGTGTTATCCATAACGATTGCGGCCGGTACGCTGATCGGGTGCTTTTTCAAAGACCGGTTTTTCTGCATATTCTGTCCCATGCTTCCGCTGCTGCAAATGTTTAAAAAAATTAGCTTTATCCGGTTTGAAAAATCAGTGCATACCTGTTCCGGCTGCGGCAACTGCCAAAGAATGTGTCCCATGGATATCCGGGATGTCCATTTGGAGAAAGTCAAGCAGGAAGTAATGAGCGAGGACTGTCTGCTTTGCATGAAATGCATTGAGTCCTGCCCGGAGGACAGTACATTATCGACAAAATTTTTAAACCGCAATCTGTTTTCCTCATCAAGAAAGTATGTTGCCGAAAATTATAGCAAGGGAAGTCATTAA
- a CDS encoding 2-hydroxyacyl-CoA dehydratase family protein, protein MDTILSRDQERRIRQKTKIYEKICEEYDQEIKLLKERTDYIAEFGYFLDLLTRPLRPSDLREKVGRPLIGLFCIQAPLELFYALGVHPVKLCSGSYSAQRLSASYLPVLMCPMLKSYIGSMELEDAALSGYDAVIVPTTCDWVVKMPEIVKETIGHLHYLELPHIKQNEKGQQRWLEEIYTLKQFLEQKTGNRLKRQNLVDSMNQFMNIWRLFQELIDLKRKQRIADIWFFSIANTFMLDDPERWAKNLEFVIKRLQAESLRPVNPYKIFLAGSPIIFPNLKMLHLIEQAGMTVCADDLCSSERIFPGATVYDDPSERGLLKALAERYHKACICPTFADNERRVNNILKITAEHSITGIIFHILKGCHPYDIESFTIEENLKAKGLKFLKIETDYVKEDGQNILTRLEAFKQTL, encoded by the coding sequence ATGGATACAATTTTATCAAGAGATCAGGAACGCCGCATCAGACAGAAAACAAAAATCTACGAAAAAATTTGCGAAGAATATGACCAGGAAATTAAGCTGCTCAAAGAGCGAACTGATTATATCGCGGAGTTCGGCTATTTCCTGGATTTGCTGACACGGCCGCTGCGTCCGTCCGATCTCAGGGAAAAAGTCGGCCGGCCGCTGATCGGGCTTTTTTGCATTCAGGCACCGCTGGAGCTGTTTTATGCCTTGGGAGTTCATCCGGTAAAACTCTGCAGCGGCTCCTATTCCGCACAGCGGCTTTCCGCCTCCTATCTTCCCGTACTGATGTGTCCGATGCTTAAATCCTATATTGGCAGTATGGAATTGGAAGACGCCGCCTTGTCCGGGTATGATGCCGTCATTGTGCCGACAACCTGCGACTGGGTCGTGAAGATGCCGGAAATCGTCAAGGAGACAATCGGACATTTGCATTATCTCGAACTTCCCCATATCAAGCAAAATGAAAAGGGACAACAGCGCTGGCTGGAAGAAATTTATACCTTGAAGCAGTTCTTAGAGCAAAAAACAGGCAATCGGCTAAAAAGACAGAATCTCGTTGATTCCATGAATCAATTTATGAATATTTGGCGGCTTTTTCAGGAACTGATCGACTTAAAGCGGAAACAGCGCATTGCCGATATCTGGTTTTTCAGCATTGCCAACACGTTTATGCTGGATGATCCGGAGCGATGGGCAAAAAATCTGGAATTTGTGATCAAAAGGCTTCAGGCAGAAAGTCTCCGGCCGGTGAATCCTTATAAAATTTTTCTCGCCGGATCGCCCATTATTTTTCCTAACCTGAAAATGCTCCATCTTATCGAACAGGCGGGAATGACGGTTTGCGCCGATGATCTTTGCTCTTCCGAAAGGATATTTCCCGGAGCGACTGTGTACGATGATCCGTCGGAGCGCGGTCTGCTGAAAGCGCTGGCCGAAAGATACCACAAGGCCTGTATCTGTCCGACCTTTGCTGATAATGAACGGCGGGTCAATAATATTCTGAAGATAACGGCCGAGCACAGCATAACGGGAATTATTTTTCATATATTAAAAGGTTGTCACCCCTATGATATTGAGAGTTTTACCATTGAAGAGAATCTAAAGGCTAAGGGACT